In Halopseudomonas xinjiangensis, a single genomic region encodes these proteins:
- a CDS encoding methylated-DNA--[protein]-cysteine S-methyltransferase, which produces MNNAPYPLFYRYGQCSMGGLLLAEADEHLHAILLGDDEQSLLADLQARFPAALLQEGDSSLDQTLQAAIGYVDQPQGRFPVSKPLRLRGTALQCEVWHALSEVPAGSTISYAELARRIGRPRAVRAVAAACAANPLAIVVPCHRVLRSDGEVSGYRWGVERKRQLLARERELAAVIA; this is translated from the coding sequence ATGAATAACGCGCCCTACCCTCTGTTTTACCGCTACGGGCAATGTTCGATGGGAGGCCTGTTGCTCGCCGAGGCCGACGAACATCTCCATGCGATCCTGCTCGGCGATGACGAGCAAAGCCTGCTTGCAGATCTGCAGGCAAGATTTCCCGCTGCGCTATTACAGGAAGGCGATTCCTCACTCGATCAGACGCTGCAGGCCGCGATCGGCTATGTCGACCAGCCTCAGGGCCGGTTCCCCGTAAGCAAGCCCCTCCGCCTGCGCGGAACGGCGCTGCAGTGCGAGGTTTGGCATGCACTGAGCGAGGTACCGGCCGGGTCGACCATCAGTTACGCAGAGCTTGCCCGGCGTATCGGGCGACCCCGTGCGGTCCGAGCCGTTGCCGCCGCCTGCGCAGCCAACCCGTTGGCGATCGTGGTGCCCTGTCATCGTGTGCTGCGCAGCGATGGCGAGGTATCCGGCTATCGCTGGGGTGTCGAGCGCAAGCGTCAACTGCTTGCTCGCGAGCGGGAGCTCGCCGCCGTTATCGCTTGA
- the alkB gene encoding DNA oxidative demethylase AlkB has product MSTFDLFDGRVDRPPEPIADGAWLLPGFALANASEMLQSISQIALQAPFRHQVTPGGYRMSASMTSCGQLGWVTDRTGYRYSPTDPLTGRPWPDMPGIFDQLARQAADAAGYPHFVPQGCLINRYETGARMSLHQDKDEDRLEAPIVSVSLGAPITFLFGGPNRTDPTARFRLEHGDVVVWGGASRMFFHGVAPLGKRAAHPATGAVRYNLTFRRVR; this is encoded by the coding sequence TTGAGTACGTTCGATCTTTTCGACGGCAGGGTCGATCGACCACCGGAACCCATTGCCGATGGCGCCTGGCTGCTGCCCGGTTTCGCCCTGGCGAACGCCAGCGAGATGCTGCAGAGCATTTCACAGATCGCCTTGCAGGCCCCGTTCAGGCACCAAGTGACGCCAGGTGGCTACAGGATGTCCGCCTCCATGACCAGTTGCGGGCAACTCGGCTGGGTCACCGATCGCACCGGCTATCGCTACTCCCCCACCGATCCGCTTACCGGCCGACCCTGGCCGGACATGCCTGGCATATTCGACCAGCTGGCAAGACAGGCCGCGGACGCGGCAGGCTACCCGCACTTCGTCCCTCAGGGGTGCCTGATCAACCGCTACGAGACCGGTGCGCGCATGTCCCTGCATCAGGACAAGGACGAGGACCGGTTGGAAGCGCCCATCGTCTCTGTGTCGCTGGGCGCGCCGATTACCTTCCTCTTCGGCGGGCCAAACCGTACCGACCCCACCGCCCGCTTTCGCCTGGAGCATGGTGACGTCGTCGTATGGGGTGGTGCGAGCCGGATGTTCTTTCATGGTGTGGCACCGCTGGGCAAACGCGCGGCGCATCCTGCGACCGGAGCGGTGAGGTATAACCTGACGTTTCGGAGGGTCAGGTGA